The stretch of DNA AAAGTGCTTTTTAGGCCAGTGTGCATCTCGTGATGCTTCCACAAGTTGCAAAAGCCAAAATTGCCTGACAGTCCAGGGCTCTTCCTGGGGGCTTGATGTAGCTAAGTAGCTATGTAAGAGGATGATGCCTCAATTCTTAATCCTGCGTTCAAAGCTCTGATTGATCGATTGTTTCTCCTATTTGAATTGCTGAACAAATCTGAGATGGGTCTGGAACCACGCTACAAAAAATACCTCATCCATCATAAGTGGGTTATTCTAATGCAGTATTTGGTACAGAAATACTCATCAACAAGGTAAAAATGCAACTGTTTGATCCCTGATTGAAATAGAAATTTGACCTCAGTACCTGGCTTGATTCCAACTTTGTGGTTGTTCCTTTTTAAATACCACTCAGAAACAAAATACTCCTGTGCACCTACAAGGCTACTGTTAAAACATTTGGACCAAATCAATAAATCCCCAAAACTTGTTTAATGAAGGCCAGTGGAAAAATCTCAGTTGGGGAAGTGAACAACCGACAGTCCTTGCTTCTCTGCAACCACACTGTACTCTGAACTGATCCAGTGGAGCTGTTCAGTGGCCAAAAATAACCCCTGAGAGCTgaaacaagataataacttcTTTTGTCTTCCCCAAAACAACATCTCTTGCCAAAGCATGCATGTAATAAAATGTGGGGTTTCTACAGTGGCTTTATTTTGTATGACTTGATTTAGTTTATATCTGCATGTATCTAGACTTTCGTCTGCAGTAAAAACTCTAAATGGTTATTGtactgtaaaacttttttttcctatgtGTTGAAAGTTACAATTTTATCTTGAAATTTTTTTCTTAACCAATATACTTATGCTTGATACATCATCCACACTGTGACAACATCTGCTGTGAAGTGGCATTAaggttgttttctgttttaaaggataattctggttcaGTACTATCTTTGTACTATTTTCATAACTTTACCCATCCTGTCTATCTGCCCAGTCAAATTTTGTTGTGTCCATTACCATGTTCCCAGAGCTCAGCAATTAATTTGATGAGTACAGTGTAATTGTTACAGATAAAAATTAtgcccccccccaaaaaaaccccagGTCCAATTAAACAGACAAGAATGAACAAAATGATCACAGAGGTTTTGTTCAGCACCCTCACAGCTTCAAAATTGATGATTACTTGCCAAAAATGGGTAAAAATAGTTTTAGACACTGAAAGCAGGTAGATTAAATTCAGtttaatcaaatttatttataatggGTCATGtacaaatattaaacataaatgctGCCATGAacagttcacatttttttcagttcttaAAGCTACAGCAGTTACATTTTTAGTTATATTTTTTCTAGTTGAAATATACTCCAAATCTTAATGTGGAGAGGTGTTGTCAAAGGCTTCTGTGACCTGCCTGGCAGCAGTACAGAGATATTACtgtctcagttttttttaaccaaaatttAAACCttctaaccaatcagaatagGCAAAAGTCAGCGGTGGGAGCTCATGGCTGTCAATCAATGCGTGAACACACTTCTGGCGTCCACgaagctagcattagcagctgGAAGACATCACTATGGCGAACTCACAGGCTAGCAAGCTCCTGAAACCTGCTATCAAAGAGTTCAGTTACTTCCCGTCCCCGGAGAGAAATCAAGGATGCAGATAAAGGGCTGGTTTTCTTTCGAGTCTCATGCACTAGTGCTAGCTTGATATCCAGAACTTTCATATTGGAAACAATAGTGGATAAGACaatctcacctcaaggtccatttgctagttgttctggagctttcagtcattTCACATAATCTTCACATCAGGAGATGGAGATTGCCCAGTAGTCATGGAATTGTAGGTGTTAAAGTTACTATTTTTTCTAAGAACTTTAAGGGCTTCTCATCCCTGCTGGCTtaaatctgctgatgaagacactatgatatgattgaaagctccagaacagctactaaatatTGAGGAGAGGAcacataaatcaataaatgtaTACTCTACTGTATACATGTAGCTTTCAGGTGCGTTATTTTTTTGAATTCACAATGTTTTACACTGATCTTTGTTCAGTGTGAAATCTGCTTTGACATCAGCTTTGAAACATAAGATTTCTGCTCTCCTTCTGGTACTCTAACAAATGTCTTTGGATAGAAAACACTCACATCCCCCTGTCTGCGACGATTCAACAAACATCTAAGCGTAACCTTGATCATGAGGAGAAGATGACTTCCTGCTCGCCATTCAAACCGTGCACGCAGAAGTTAAGGTGGTCTGGAGAAAATCCAACTCACACCTGGCTCAAACACTCCTCTGTTCAGGCCACAATGGGAGCCTTTCTTTCCTCCGTGTGACATTGAGCGTCAAAGGTCAGTAAAGTTCAGGAAGCACatgattttttatttgaaaatctataaattgtgaaaatgaatgcccctgtgtttatttgtgcttcacTCCACTCTCAAGCCCAGAGGCCTCATTCTGCTTGCCAGCTGCCAACCTATTAGCACCCCACAGAAACCCTAACAGTGCTGCCACGGGCCGGCTGTTTGTTTGACTTTGTCATTATTGAATTGAGACACGCAGACTTGGTGGACGGGAGGTGAGAATGGGCATTGACTCATTTTGAAGGGTGCACTTGTTAAATCTCTGGCCATCTTGGATGATGTTTAGACTGGGAAGGAGTTCCAAACTTTTGACTCTGGTCTTGGACGATCCGCTTGTGGGTGAGATCTGTATTGCTGAAATACTGAAAGGTCTGAAGCCAAGCTTTGCATTCTTTCTGGACCTCAGTGCTGACTCGCAAATTCATTTAATGGAGAGAGCTTGAATAAACATGGAAAAGGACAGAAGCATTTGAGCTTTAAGGACACTGAAATGTGCATGAATACATAAACGTCCTCAAACAATTTCCCCGGAGAGCTTGTAAGGCCATCTAGTCTGTGCAATTGTACATTGTTGTCATTTAAGTGGTCGGTTCACCAAACATATTTTAGCGCTCAAttttagtggtatctagccatgcagatagttttggttttatttgcatacataggttttgagatatctctGATCATGCTGCTAGACCAATAACTCCATTAAAAATCTCTGAAACAATGTCCCAATTACTCTTAATAATCCACAAACCtcattattaacatttttttcctatGAAAACTGAATGAACACTGGAGGCAAATAACATCAGCTTCCTGTAAATGCTTTCATGGACTGGGAATGGAGTCATGAAGTCAGGAGTCAGCAGATGGCTGGAGAAAGATCAACGAGGCCAGGGAGCATCTTTGAGTTTCAGGTCATGACACCTGAGCCAGTTCCATTCACTGTAGAAGACTGTACACTAATGCGTGGACCTAAAAttagaaaattatttttcttacaCCTATGGACTGGTTCTCAGTGGGTCTGTGGATTTGTCAGGGAAACtgggacattgtttctggaTTGTTATACTGCTGTTACAAGAATACTATAGCGATGTATGTAGTGATGTAGTATTGCACATCCATAAAGTAGATTGCACTTGCAAAATTATGAAAAGACAAGTTTTTAATGCAGATTTTCTGTTAAAGATTTGAAGTCTCTAAACCCGACGTTGCTTGTCTTTGCAACCACAATAGGTCATTAATTGTTGCATCAAATGTTGCTGtcaactttttaatgttttttaatgttcaaatttaaatttcttttattttcatatttaaaaaaaaaaaaaaaaaacttttaaaatgtttcttcttcagtgttttGAATAAAATCCATTCACCCTTCAATGTACTGGcgtggaggcagaaatctcagaggcTGTTCTTTAACCTTGCttctaaaaccaaaactatttgcATGCCTAGATACCACAAGGTTTGAGTGATGAAATATATCTTTTGTAATTTAGGTGAACTGAGGCTTTAAGCATTTTCAGGATATTAGCAAACGTAGTGTTTAAGTGTTCACTTGCTGAATTATCTTGAATTGCATAGCCACTAGGCTTGATTTTCCATCATAATAAATGTCACACAACTGAAACTTTGTCAGAAAGGCCAAATAGTGTTCCAGGCAGCTGCAAGTGTATGGTTTGGAGCCCTGCACAGGAGGAATCTGTCTTGTAAACTGATATGGCTGCCCAGTCATGACCTCAGCCTCCAAGTATGAATTCTCAGTATGATCTGTGAGTTTAAAAGCCCAGCTTTCCAGGATAACCAAGACTAATTATCATGTGTCTCTGTGGAAAACAACAGAGGGTTCAGAGCTGGAGGGATAGATATAAGGGATGTGCTCTCAAGGTGTCAGCATTACTGTCTATATGTCATAATGTCAGGTAACAGATGCACAGCTTAGTCATGAAACAATAACAGATCAATATCGTATGATATAACTTCTGAAACACCCCGAGCATGATTTGGCTGCATCTTTATCTCGCAAGACAATGAAAGCACCTCtgatctttttttgtcaaatttacTACTCATTTGTGACTGTATGAACTCTGTGTGTGAATCATAACAAACCCAGACTCCCTATGCGCCAAACAATGTTTTTCCCCTTTCAGTGTCAGATGATTTCTGGTCTCGGCCTATACTACAACAGATGTAGTCAAGCTGTTATCCAGCAGGCCTTTAGGAGTGATGGCCTTATGATCCTGATGATGTTTACAGTGACTAACGTCATGGAGATGGCAGGTGGTCTTGTACAGCAAAGCTCTCTGAGCGTCCCCCTGGGGTGGGAGGAtggatgggggtggggggctgGTTCCCCCAGGGTCTCAGCTGTGAATGGGTTAAAGTGATAATAGCTCCCACTCTGCTGTGTCCATTAGCTTTAAATACTTGTGGCTTGATATAATTGAAGCTGTGAGGAACCTTTGCATCCGGAGCTTACATGAGATTTACATACATCTCATAAGTATTAAAGACTATGATGCTGACAAGAATCAAAACAACCAACAGTGGAAGGGGTGGAGGATGGATTATACCACATCATCTCCTAATGTAGTACATCTTATGAAAATTAAATTGAGAAGAATGAAAAGCTCCTTCAACTCCAGTGTTACCATAAAGTGGTCTTGCTCATAGctctttttcacagaagacgttttaatttgtcacagtaggaaaagcacaagtttataaaatgaaattaatgatggctgaattccatttagtgGCCTCAGTTTCAGGGCCTTGGTATTGTCCCTGCTGGCTCACGGTCATTGTTTAAGGCACACTAGGATTTCAAATGGTGAAATTTTGCGGCAAATTCATTTAATGCCAATGGAATTGCTGCAATCAGTGGATTTGTTTGCAGGGATGAAGTAAATCTGCATGGAGGCCAATTTTTTAAAGCCATtttgacagtgctgacctttgaggggGATGAAGAGCTGGAAAGTCCTAAATGGAGGAAGTTATTGTACCTTATTAGCTGCATTGCACCATTCACTTATTTAAAATCCTCAGTTGGAGTTGACAAGACTTTCCCACAAAAGAACAATGTTTTGCGGACAGTTATGAGTCCGGAGTCGATTACAAATAAGTCTTTTGACTGAACTGAAGTTATAGTCCCATTAGCCACCAAGCTAAGGAGCTTGCCAACTGTGCTCGTTAGCAGTTAGCTCACCAAATAACCCTGCAAATAATTACAACGTCACAATTCCGGACCCACCTATTTAATGTGGGCGAGTGAATATGTCACTTTGTGGTGTTGCTTTATGGGGATACCTAAATACAGAGCCATTGTTATTAGTAAATCTCATGTTGCTATGAAAAGGACTTATTGCTTTGCAACATTGCACACAACGCCCTATTACAAATCTTCTGTAACTATGTAATAAAGAccaaacatttttggcatttatgtACAGCAACTTCTTGGCTGACATACCAGTCTAGTTCTTCTCTACATTCAAAGCACATTACAGAGGTTATCTTCAgaaggtcagtatgaacaagaggaacaTTTACAAGATAAACCCTGTATATTTGTGAGCACCTGAATATTGTTAAggacacttaaaaaaaaaaaaagtgaatctgTCTGTTTAGTGGAAGATTTAACAAATTCTTAACATTTAGGTTTGCAACACTTAGACAGTAAAATATGTAACGCACTACACTGACCGGTTTGAGAACATTTGGAGCCACCACTTCAGTcaaaaccattaaaacttaCCTGACCTTGCTCAAGTTCAGAcaagtgacattttaaaagcCTGGCAGTTTGAGCAAGGTTGCCTTTTCCATATGTACAATACAAAGACAAGCTTCATGTGTGAAGGGGGAaccaaaagtttttttttttttttttaagtctgtacTGAACATCTATACTGTACCAGCCTGACTGAGCAGTTCAGTGTGATGCATTGTACTAAACATTAAGTATGTGTGATTAAGACTAGACTGTGGGAGTCCTCCCTCTGAAATGACTAACTGCTCACAGCGTCAATGCGTTTGCAGATGCCCAAACTGACACATTGTGCAGAGAACTGGAAGCCCAAGTAAACTTTAGTCTTATAGCAATCTCTAGTGGTGATCAAAAGTATGACAGGGAGCAAGTTTCTGGTCAAGACCATTTAATAAAGGCTTTAAGAATGTAAAAACCATTTAAAAGTATTGCTGtacattttacacattcacTGCCACACACGCACATTAAGAAAACAATCCCATTTAAAAATGGCTAAAAGGCCCCATTGGACCTCACTGGACCCTTTACATGGCTGACCCACTTTTAAAGCATGCTACAAGTTTTAAATTTGCAACAGCTTAGCAGCAGTTAAGCTATTAAACAAATGTGAGACATGTTTGACTTACAATCCATAGCAACTTGTGTAGAATATTCAAATATTGTGTTCAATGATGCTCTaacccaaaaaagaaaaaagtcaaacaataTGTAGTGCATCATATTGCAAACATCCCATGTGAAAAGAGTGCTTTGGGTTGCATTACAGTAGTCATTGGTATCCAAATGAACTTATGCAATAACTTGATAAGACTGAACTGCCATTCACCCCATGATAATGAACAGGCTGTGAGGTCTAAGGGATCAATTTTAGATTTAAAATCATAGGTTAAAGCTGCAATGATCAATCAATAACTAAATGCCAATTTTGATAGATTGAGTCATTTGAGTGTACAAATTCTGAAtaccagcttctcaaatgtgaatatttgctggtgtCTTTAGTCTATGATAGTAACTGAATATCTACACAAGACacttgaagatgtcatcttgggctcttGGAAACAGTTATGTTacaccattttatagaccaactGATTAACATGAATAGTTGCAGCCTGACTATGGATAGCAAGAAATTTAGAAAGATGAACATGTAGCATGCTTTGAAGAGGGCCAGTAAGATACAAGATCTGTAAAAAACAAACCGCTGACTCATCCTCAGGATCAGCGCAATGATCGTCATGTTAAAAGTTAGTTCAACTGTACAAATCAGCACATTGTGCCAAACATGGTCATCTCACTGGGTGAGCTGCTTTGCAAGATCCCTCACCACTGAAGATTTGAGCTGTGAGATGGTGGCAATCCTCATCTGCTTTGAAGTGGAGTATTTGCCTTTGATAGCCTGTAAGAGAAGATATCACAAGTGTCAGTTGTGTGCCCATCTACAGATTCCCcatttaaccagttaattaggTTGCTGTCTGGTTGGAGTTCAGAGAAATCACAGAAAGGTTTGTCAACAACTTACCATATGCTTTGTCTGCCCATCATTCACCTTCACAACATTCTTGGCAATGTGTGCCATCACAGGAATCAAACTCTCTGCTGTGTAGTCCATGTAGTGCTGCAATGTCACATCCTGAGGAGACATTTCAGAAACATGTCAAGAGTTTTTCCTACCATGATCTTAGAGCAGCTCAGATTTAGAGTCATCATTTTATTAATAACCCAAATTTAGGACCAACTAAAGGCCAACAGCTTATTGCACATCTACTGTATCGTGTGTGCTAAAGAAAATGCATGATGGAAATACCAGATCTGTTTGGGGCAGTTAGGAAGGGTCTTTTTGGTTAGTCCAAAGAGTGCTGACAAGAAAACCTAATGTGACTTTGTATCTTGTCAGAATTTACTTAATCCTTGACAAGAGGTTTGTTAATGCACTTAAGTGGCCTCAAAAACCCAGTGTCAAGCTATAATTGTTTGGAATAGAAGAAATCTTGGgcactttaacaaaaaaaaaaaaaacaaaaacaaaaacacacccatTCTCCAGCATCCAAGATCTTCAGGGTAAGAGCTAGAGCAGCACTCGCCAACATGGAAGGTGGCAAATGAACCATCTCATAGTCGACCATGGTGAGCTCCAGGAGGTATTTTGCCAGGGTGTGCTGCTCTGCAGTCACCTGAGGGGGAGACAAGTTAGAAGTAGATGTTAGtgggtggtaaaaaaaaaaaaaaaaaaaaaaaaaacaagtcattgAATCTAGTTTAAACTGGACTTGGATGCTGCTTCAAACCTCGTAAATCTTTGAAGCCCTTCTGAGGAACTGGAGGGGGAGAGGGCGGCCCAGTTTGAACTTGAGCACCCGCAGGATTGTCATCTCCATGTCTCTGATCTGGGCAGTGGTATAGGCCTTGTCCGTCACATAGGCGAAGTCTGAGATCTCTGGTGGATACATCTCCTCGTATTTGGATGCAAGGAACATGGCGGTCACACCGACAAGCTGCAGCTGCTTCTTGGGGACTGGGTGATCCTGTTGGAAGTGCAAGCACATGCAGATTTTAGAAACTAGTGTGCAGCATGTCAAAGAGGGTCACGACTTTGCCATATCAGAAGCTGCAGCCATCCTTAAGCCAATTGCTCACCTGAAGAAAGCGGTCAATTATTCCCACAGTCATGTACATGGTCTCCTGCAGTAGACGGAACTTCAGGTTCACTTGCACTAGCCAGTCAATGAGAATGGCCCGCATGTTACCAGTCACCTCCTGACCCTGCAGATAAGTGGGTCTGACATTCTGCTCAACCTGAGGAGCACAAGAAACTCAGTTACAAgctaatttaaaagaaaaaaaaaaaaaaaaaaaacagttttagtcAAAGAAATCTCATCTGAAAGTTATTTTGCTCACCTCAAGCTGTCGGAGATACTTGTAGATGTCCTTTACATATTCACTGCAGAGCATAGGGTTGTCATAGTCATCTGCATCCACATCCCTGATAGCTGTGTGAAGAATGACATCTGAAAATGCTTGACATAAGTCGGCAGGCTCGCAACCAGAAGTCTCCATTGGAGTGGGGGATGCTGGTTCAGGTGGAACCTGGAACAGTATAAATCCCAACAAGAGGTCAGACAAACAGCAGCGCCACACCCGGCAGTCATTTATATCTCAAATAGCTGCTGGCATATAACTCACCTGCACCTCTGGCTCAGGTTTAACTGGaacaacattttctggttttggcTTTTCAACAACCTTTTCAACTTTGGTGGTGACTTTGGGCTTTTTAATAGCCTCTGTCTTGAtgttctttattaaaaaaaaagaaaaaaaaaagattagtgAAGTCACAAGAGAGTCAAAGTGATCAGACAATAACCTGCAAGATTTCATAGTATAAGTTCAAATGTGGAGGATTTGCTGATTTCCCCCTATGAAAACAGAATAGTGAAATACTGTAAACTTCAACTATAAacaatttaacatttgagaCTAAATGGAGAATCAGTGGATGAATATATAACCAGAGTTGTTAGTTGCACCTCTACTTAACTGTGCTTTAGAGCACTTTCATTTTGTTAGTTAGCCATTACATTTAGGCCTTCACTGAGACCAGCTACTAACGTTAGTTATTTGGCAGATAAGACATGAAAATCCAACATACAATGCAAACTCTTTCAGGTCAGTGAACAAACAAGcctgggtggggtggggtgaggTGAGGGGGACATTTTTAAGATCATGGGTATAGGATTTTGCATGCATATGGTCTTATAACGTTAATGAGTTTGCATTAAGCTTCTACAAACGGAATCGTAGATAACAGGCGTGATTTTTCACTTTCCATCGATGGAGTTTGGTGAGGTCGCGAGAGATTGTTATTAACATTTGTACCTTTTTTTGTGGTTCTTTGTTAATTGCGATGTTTCCGATTTCACCCAGCGCCGCTCGGGGCTTCATTGTAGGCCCAGTCACCGAGCAGGCCTTTCCACCGAGGTCATTCCTGGTAGAAGCCAAGCGGTTCTGCAAAAAAAtagacacaaataaacaaacaaaaagaggcaGTCAAGTTATGTTGCATGTTATGTACACAATAGTTCAATCTGGGTCTTTAGTAGAATCATAGAATAGCTGCACGAGAACAGACCGACAGCGACGCACGAGAGCATATAACATTCAAAGTATTCATAAATAGAcgttttaaaagaaaacattttccctCAAGACGCTTTCTCTGGTTATAAGTAAttagagaataaataaaataaagcttaAAGCACTTACTCTGGTTACTCGTAGAGCCATTTCGAAATGTGCGTTGCACCAACAAAGATTCAGTGACTAGTAATGGAGAACGATGCGGTGTAGTTTTAAGGTTCAGCGTCTCTGTTTAAATCCTCGCTCGCTACAAGCTGATTCGCTGAGCTCTGAAGTCGCAGAGCACCTGATTGGTCGAGCGCATCTGTTTCAAATGCGTTCTCCGGGCAACCAGTGGTCACATGACgtgaagttttttttctgtccacttCCTTTTCCTGTGACGTACTgcgtattattatttatcacattttctaTAAAGTCTACTGTTCATGCTTTTTAAtcgttttttttcttgtagacGACACGTTTACATGCTCAATGCTCAACATCTTCTGATAAAGCTTAGATTACAAGCAGCGCTGTCAGTAAACAGGGGTAATCTACTACCActactattaataataatgcTTTTAATTTGTACCGCACCTTTTATTCACAGTGAAACTTAAAGTactacagcattaaaaacagaaacacatacatGCGTTCTTATTCTCTGTCTCAACTTTGTTTGAGAAAAATTACAGCAAAAATATGGAAGTCCTATCCCTGATTTGTTCACGCATACTgcactgattattttcttgtcGTGTGTTTTAAATTGGCAAGCTCATACCCTCGTGTGAATTATAATGATATATCAACACAAAGCTattgataaaatactgtatacatCATATGATGTGATGTGAGCATTTTTGAAAAACAACTAGAAAGGTCAGAAAAGGGCTTTGCATTCCTATTAATCAACTTCTTTATGCAGTCTGCTGCCTTATAGAATGTATAGCCTTTCCGTATACCCAGTGactttctttcttcccttttaGGTTTAGTTTTTTAGATTATGGATTTTTGACAATGGTTTTAATGCAAGTAATCTGCAATAAAAGATTTGATGATAATTAATAAACAATCTGTCAGTGGGAAATTGCTAGGAAATTGCAAGTAAAGGGGGCAAATAGGTAAAAGACACCCTCTCCTAACTACTAGGGtaccacaacaacacaacatagTATTTTGCAGGTTAACTTAACTCTACAGGTCAGTTGTTGGTTGAAATTATTTGCTGGAGATGAAGAGGCACTGTTCAAATCATTGCCAAACCTTCCTGCCACGGCAGATCCACACTGACACACCTCTCACAGACATCATACAAACTTCTATCGCaaactatataaaatatttcaggTAATCATCAAAGGACACCTGTGATGCAGGCTATATTTTCCTCAACATATCTTCAAATTGCTCTACTAATTTTATTTTAGCAT from Thunnus albacares chromosome 18, fThuAlb1.1, whole genome shotgun sequence encodes:
- the ccnb1 gene encoding G2/mitotic-specific cyclin-B1 — its product is MALRVTRNRLASTRNDLGGKACSVTGPTMKPRAALGEIGNIAINKEPQKKNIKTEAIKKPKVTTKVEKVVEKPKPENVVPVKPEPEVQVPPEPASPTPMETSGCEPADLCQAFSDVILHTAIRDVDADDYDNPMLCSEYVKDIYKYLRQLEVEQNVRPTYLQGQEVTGNMRAILIDWLVQVNLKFRLLQETMYMTVGIIDRFLQDHPVPKKQLQLVGVTAMFLASKYEEMYPPEISDFAYVTDKAYTTAQIRDMEMTILRVLKFKLGRPLPLQFLRRASKIYEVTAEQHTLAKYLLELTMVDYEMVHLPPSMLASAALALTLKILDAGEWDVTLQHYMDYTAESLIPVMAHIAKNVVKVNDGQTKHMAIKGKYSTSKQMRIATISQLKSSVVRDLAKQLTQ